A genomic window from Diorhabda sublineata isolate icDioSubl1.1 chromosome 8, icDioSubl1.1, whole genome shotgun sequence includes:
- the LOC130448160 gene encoding melanoma-associated antigen D2-like: MPRKSQTVSNRSLSQTQKNPRSQNVGNVSLNQDDQVNDLVRYFVNRAGEQVIFKRTDLKKNVLPKSGQYFQDILNRAVKILEQVYGYKVIVIDAKQNSTKGYIITNALAYKSDPTEKVIPGSYPDDVHKILILLILSHIFMSNNLVSDQSLYAFLKTFGLDVETRHEIFGSIKDFITNLKNKKYIEMEIDQISKKASISWGSRAEKEISKHEILKFVCKMYKTTTPNSWINQYKSANEQHFENENGVEDKATQNTQEE, from the exons ATGCCTCGTAAATCGCAAACAGTTTCCAATAGAAGCCTTtctcaaactcaaaaaaatccACGTTCTCAAAATGTCGGTAATGTTAGTCTTAACCAAGATGATCAAGTAAATGACTTGGTGAGATATTTTGTAAATAGGGCTGGAGaacaagttatttttaaaagaaccgacttgaagaaaaatgttttaccaAAATCTGGacaatattttcaagatatactTAACAGAGCTGTTAAAATATTAGAACAG GTTTATGGGTACAAAGTAATAGTAATAGATGCAAaacaaaattcaacaaaaggTTATATAATTACAAATGCTTTGGCATATAAATCTGACCCAACAGAAAAAGTGATTCCAGGATCATATCCTGACGATGTTCacaaaattcttattttacttattttatcaCACATTTTTATGAGTAACAATTTAGTGAGTGATC aatctttatatgcatttttaaaaacatttgggTTAGATGTTGAAACTCGACACGAAATTTTTGGTAGCATTAaagattttataacaaatttaaaaaataaaaaatacatagaaaTGGAAATCGACCAGATATCTAAGAAAGCTTCGATATCTTGGGGAAGTAGAGCGGAAAAAGAAATATCCaaacatgaaattttgaagtttgtATGTAAA ATGTACAAAACTACTACGCCAAATTCTTGGATTAATCAGTACAAATCTGCAAATGAGCAACATTTTGAAAACGAAAATGGCGTAGAAGATAAAGCTACACAAAACACTCAggaagaataa
- the LOC130448164 gene encoding chondroadherin-like encodes MIFQTVVFIICVLSSVKSCSDITFNSVNVTLRGAKDIKEITGCFEPTEDLVKVSYIQIINQQIPVLKKDAINSLPKLVDVILEENNITDIEPGAFRNLTMLYLLKIKNNIIRVIREGVFSDLPLSELHLMNNSIEIIHPNAFDNMPKLLLLYLNENKITTLSNNWFKSSPQVTTINLERNYISVIPNKILQNIHGEHVIRNATVLTHILLNDNTIHKIEDGAFSGPDTLGWLFLHRNEIGEISENSLGSLKNIEWVRLDHNKLKCVPDKLVEISPNIVYYLQSNPLSEMCINKLNITAV; translated from the coding sequence ATGATTTTCCAAACCGTCGTTTTCATAATTTGTGTATTATCTTCGGTAAAATCCTGCAGTGACATCACTTTTAACAGTGTAAATGTGACCTTAAGAGGTGCCAAAGACATTAAAGAGATAACGGGATGTTTCGAACCTACAGAGGATTTGGTAAAAGTTTCTTATATCCAgataatcaatcaacaaataCCTGTGTTAAAAAAAGACGCTATAAACAGCTTACCGAAACTAGTTGACGTTATATTAGAAGAAAACAACATTACAGACATCGAACCGGGAGCTTTTCGGAATCTTACGATGTTGTATCTACTCAAAATCAAGAACAATATCATCAGAGTTATTAGAGAAGGCGTATTTTCAGATTTACCTCTATCAGAATTACATTTGATGAATAACAGCATAGAAATCATTCACCCTAACGCATTCGATAACATGCCGAAATTACTGTTACTTTATTTAAACGAAAATAAGATTACAACTTTATCTAATAATTGGTTTAAATCCAGTCCTCAAGTAACCACGATCAATTTGGAAAGAAACTACATTTCCGTCATTCCCAACAAGATACTACAGAATATACACGGTGAGCACGTTATAAGAAACGCTACAGTATTAACTCATATTCTTTTAAACGATAATACTATACATAAAATTGAAGATGGCGCTTTTTCCGGTCCGGATACACTCGGCTGGTTGTTTTTACACCGCAACGAAATCGGCGAGATAAGTGAAAATAGTTTGGGGTCCTTAAAAAACATCGAATGGGTGAGATTGGATCACAACAAACTCAAGTGCGTACCAGATAAACTCGTGGAAATATCACCGAACATAGTTTATTATCTGCAATCGAATCCTTTATCTGAAATGTGTATAAACAAGTTAAATATAACCGctgtttaa
- the LOC130448161 gene encoding DNA topoisomerase 3-beta-1, whose protein sequence is MKTVFMVAEKPSLAASLANILSNGKNGTRKGFNGACSVHEWTGTFLNVPAKFKMTSVCGHVLGVDFISKYNNWDRVDPVELFSCPIEKKEAMPKLKMPAFLAQESTGVDHVVLWLDCDKEGENICFEVMGAIANSVMGNVYSPNVTYRARFSAITEKDIKAAFNNLGHPNENEARSVDARQELDLRIGCAFTRFQTKFFQGRYGDLDSSLISYGPCQTPTLGFCVQRHDEIQTFKPETYWCLQVTVTTKEGQEVHLEWQRVRSFDKEIANLFLQLVKDKNEAKVVSVTSKEKVKSRPTALNTVELMRVASSGLGMGPHHAMQIAEKLYTQGYISYPRTETTKYPDNFDLLGTLQQQQNSSEWGLEVKEILKNGINRPKSGHDAGDHPPITPMKPATRNELDGDAWKLYDYIARHFIGTLAKDCRYLITTAVLIINEEEFSVHGKSLIEPGFTTIMPWQAIGKNEILPDLSANEMVPIKDAKITEHQTQPPDYLTEAELITLMEKHGIGTDASIPVHINNICQRNYVNVISGRKLKPTSLGIVLVHGYQKIDDELVLPTMRSAVEEQLNLIAVGKANFQDVLKHTVEIFKLKFQYFVKNIDCMDQLFEVTFSPLSASGKAHSRCGKCRRYMKYIQTKPARLHCPQCDETYNLPQSGTIKLFKELKCPLDDFELLCWTMGNKGKSFVFCPYCYNNPPFKDMKKGNGCNSCSHPSCPYSLISNGVCNCAECDFGVLVLDPSSGPKWKLGCNRCDTIINLFDDAQKVTILEDNCDCGAQLVHVEYKQEKNKLEGSNESKGCVFCSPQFAKLVDRPKTAVISRPRVFRGGRAGGSRGRGGRGGKGRPPKDKMAQLAAYFV, encoded by the exons ATGAAGACTGTATTTATGGTTGCTGAAAAACCATCTCTAGCAGCTTCTCTTGCAAATATATTAAGCAACGGTAAAAATGGTACCCGTAAAG GTTTTAATGGAGCTTGCTCTGTACACGAATGGACTGGTACCTTTCTGAATGTACctgcaaaatttaaaatgacCTCAGTATGCGGTCACGTTTTGGGAGTAGATTTTATAAGCAAATATAACAACTGGGATAGAGTGGATCCTGTAGAACTTTTCTCATGTCCTATTGAGAAAAAGGAAGCGATGCCTAAATTAAAAATGCCGGCATTCTTAGCACAGGAATCCACGGGTGTTGATCACGTAGTTTTATGGTTGGATTGTGACAAAGAAGGAGAAAACATTTGCTTTGAAGTCATGGGCGCTATTGCCAACAGTGTTATGGGGAACGTTTATTCACCAAATGTTACTTACAGAGCCAGATTTTCTGCAATTACTGAAAAAGACATCAAAGCAGCTTTCAATAATTTAG GTCATCCAAATGAAAATGAAGCACGAAGTGTAGACGCGAGGCAAGAGCTTGATCTTCGAATCGGTTGTGCTTTTACTAGATTtcaaacaaagttttttcaagGCAGATACGGGGATTTAGATTCTTCACTTATATCTTATGGACCATGCCAGACTCCGACATTAGGGTTTTGTGTTCAACGTCATGATGAAATTCAGACGTTTAAACCAGAAACTTACTGGTGTTTGCAAGTTACTGTTACCACTAAGGAAGGACAAGAAGTCCATCTTGAGTGGCAAAGAGTCAGGAGTTTTGATAAGGAAATTGCAAATTTGTTTTTGCAACTGGTGAAGGATAAAAATGAGGCTAA AGTGGTAAGTGTAACATCGAAAGAAAAAGTTAAATCAAGACCAACTGCTTTAAATACTGTTGAACTGATGAGAGTGGCTAGTTCTGGTTTAGGAATGGGACCTCACCACGCTATGCAAATTGCAGAAAAACTTTATACTCAAGGTTATATTAGTTATCCCAGAACGGAAACTACAAAGTATCCAGATAATTTTGATCTTTT gGGTACTTTGCAACAACAACAGAATAGTAGTGAATGGGGACTAGAAgttaaagaaatattaaaaaacggGATAAATCGACCTAAATCGGGACACGATGCag gtgaCCATCCTCCAATTACACCTATGAAGCCGGCTACCAGGAACGAATTGGATGGTGATGCATGGAAACTATATGACTACATTGCTAGACATTTTATAGGAACTCTTGCCAAAGATTGTCGTTATCTTATAACTACAgctgttttaataataaatgaggAAGAATTTTCAGTTCATGGTAAATCTTTGATAGAACCTGGGTTTACAACGATCATGCCATGGCAG GCTATTGGGAAAAATGAAATCTTACCGGATTTATCTGCTAACGAAATGGTTCCAATAAAAGATGCCAAGATAACCGAACATCAAACACAACCCCCTGATTATCTAACGGAAGCCGAACTTATAACATTGATGGAAAAACATGGTATCGGTACAGATGCTTCGATTCCTGTACACATCAACAACATTTGTCAAAGGAATTATGTTAACGTTATAAGTGGAAGAAAATTAAAACCCACTTCGCTTGGAATCGTTTTAGTACATGGATATCAAAAA atagACGATGAATTAGTTCTTCCTACTATGAGATCCGCAGTTGAAGAACAACTCAATTTAATAGCAGTTGGTAAAGCTAATTTCCAAGATGTTCTGAAACATACCGTGGaaatatttaaactgaaatttcaatattttgtgaagAATATCGATTGTATGGATCAACTATTTGAAGTAACTTTTTCTCCATTGAGCGCTTCCGGTAAAGCACATTCCag gtGTGGCAAATGTCGAAGGTACATGAAGTACATTCAAACCAAACCGGCCAGATTGCATTGTCCACAATGCGACGAAACTTACAATTTACCTCAAAGCGGAaccatcaaattattcaaagaaTTAAAATGTCCGTTAGACGATTTCGAATTACTTTGTTGGACAATGGGAAATAAGGGAAAAAGTTTCGTGTTTTGTCCTTATTGTTACAACAATCCACCATTCAA agaTATGAAGAAAGGTAACGGTTGTAATTCTTGTTCGCATCCTTCGTGTCCTTACAGTTTAATTTCAAATGGAGTTTGTAATTGTGCAGAATGTGATTTCGGAGTATTGGTACTAGATCCATCATCGGGGCCTAAATGGAAACTGGGATGTAACAG GTGTGATACGATAATAAACCTCTTTGACGATGCCCAAAAAGTAACAATCCTTGAAGATAATTGCGACTGTGGAGCGCAGTTGGTTCATGTTGAATATAAACAAGAGAAAAATAAACTAGAAGGTTCCAATGAATCGAAAGGATGCGTTTTCTGTAGTCCACAATTCGCTAAATTAGTGGATAGACCGAAAACGGCGGTTATATCCCGTCCAAGAGTGTTTAGAGGAGGTAGAGCTGGTGGAAGTAGAGGTAGAGGTGGTAGAGGAGGTAAAGGAAGACCGCCCAAAGATAAAATGGCGCAATTGGCAGCATATTTTGTATAA
- the LOC130448309 gene encoding plipastatin synthase subunit A, protein MLRLILIVAFLIGSTSCKRPNVLFIIVDDLRPSLECYGDKEAVTPNINKLASKSFVFKNAFAQQALCAPSRNSLLTSRRPDSLHLYDFHNYWRDTVGNFTTIPQHFKENGYYTYSIGKVFHPGSTSNFTDDSPYSWSTKSFHPKTDTFINAKVCIGKDGKLYKNLICPVATEFQPYGTLPDLESLNEAIRFLKYKDEITQSKPYFLAVGFHKPHIPFKFPLEYLKFHPIENITLPVNRRRSATLPTVAWSSWIDIRWREDIKQLNVSFPFGPMPDETIKKIKQAYYSSVTYIDDLVGKLMKYVKRNTIIVFTSDHGWSIGEHGEFSKYSNYDVASKVPLLIRVPGLSEREVIFQQPVELVDLFPTLVDLTQISSPLKTCPLKKVDITCTEGKSLIPHMVSKVKGKEISHLTAFTQYPRSGVFPSIHPNSDEPKLNEINIMGYSLRNEIFRYTEWVEFSTETFKPDWNVVYGRELYNHVIDTDENINLVDRDGLRNITSDLRKKLILGWRYVKWEQVDSGYTENMIARNKITFLVQISQNGIMSQLPNALGNKRSYSMQINCSRKRIPLRNNENLGNFVRNLGSGVVKSPLGEVESIPNENLVEYVFKKADQWSEEVAVTCGATGRNYSFTMLRFLVNRFAQAVLGHCGMQPREVVGLLLPNIPEFVIVCHGAIEAGLVVTFVNPLYTPDELKRQFENAGVKMIITVPLLLEVATTIAPSLPGYRTTICIGGEDDVSKNIHGLESLLRAGHESELPGLNPKELTLLPYSSGTTGLPKGVMLSHYNLVSNLFQGDRDDLVPRKTKSGDRQQVLSVLPFFHIFGFNGILNVALSGGAHLITLPRFTPEDYAKALETYRPTFLFVVPSLLQFLASHPAITKDHLSSVEGIQSGAAPLTEAIIQKFRAKVDDQDISIRQGYGMTESSPVTFIMPRITPPSKIGTIGIPYPGTHAKIISLKTGETLGTHEPGELLIKGPQVMMGYLNNDEATAETLDEDGWLHTGDVAYYDEDAFFYIIDRCKELIKVKGNQVSPTELESLILEIEGILDAAVVGVPDTLAGEVPKAYVVRKPGANVNEEDIQRWVNGKVTNYKKLVGGVKFIDAIPRNLSGKILRNELKLN, encoded by the exons ATGTTGagattaatattaattgttgcATTTTTAATTGGATCAACAAGTTGCAAACGTCCCAATGTTCTGTTTATAATCGTTGATGATTTAAGACCAAGTTTAGAATGTTACGGAGATAAAGAAGCTGTTACaccaaatataaataaattggcGTCTAaaagttttgtgtttaaaaacGCATTTGCACAA CAAGCTCTTTGCGCTCCTAGTAGAAACTCTTTATTAACGAGTAGACGTCCCGATTCTCTTCATTTATACGACTTCCACAACTATTGGAGAGATACTGTTGGAAATTTTACAACAATCCCTcaacatttcaaagaaaatggTTATTATACTTACTCTATAGGAAAAGTATTTCATCCAGGTAGTACATCGAATTTTACGGACGATTCTCCATATAGTTGGAGTACTAAATCATTTCATCCAAAAACTGATACATTTATTAACGCCAAAGTTTGTATTGGAAAAGACGGaaaactgtataaaaatttaatttgtccCGTTGCTACTGAATTTCAGCCGTACGGAACATTACCAGACTTGGAATCTCTAAACGAAGCGattcgatttttaaaatataaagatgAAATAACGCAATCTAAACCGTATTTTCTTGCTGTTGGGTTCCATAAACCACACATTCCTTTTAAATTTCCACTAGAATATCTCA aatttcatccaattgaaaatataactcTCCCAGTTAACAGGAGACGTTCAGCCACTCTCCCTACAGTCGCATGGAGTTCTTGGATAGATATAAGATGGAGAGAGGATATAAAGCAATTAAACGTTTCGTTTCCTTTCGGTCCGATGCCTGATGagacgataaaaaaaataaaacaggcGTATTATTCATCTGTGACTTACATTGATGATTTGGTGgggaaattgatgaaatatgtcaaaagaaACACCATAATTGTGTTCACCTCAGATCatg gatGGTCTATAGGGGAACACGGAGAATTCTCGAAATATAGTAACTACGATGTTGCATCAAAAGTTCCTTTATTAATTCGAGTTCCAGGATTATCAGAACGTGAAGTAATTtttcaacaaccagttgaattAGTTGATTTATTCCCAACGTTAGTAGACCTAACACAAATTTCAAGTCCTTTAAAAACATGCCCTTTAAAAAAAGTGGATATTACTTGTACAGAAGGCAAAAGTTTGATACCTCACATGGTATCAAAAGTTAAAGGAAag GAAATTTCTCATCTTACTGCATTTACTCAGTATCCGAGATCGGGCGTTTTTCCGTCAATACACCCCAACAGCGACGAACCCAAACTAAACGAAATCAATATCATGGGGTATTCTCTTAGGAACGAAATTTTCAGATACACAGAATGGGTTGAATTTTCCACGGAAACTTTTAAACCGGACTGGAATGTCGTATACGGGAGAGAATTGTATAATCACGTGATAGATACAgacgaaaatataaatttggtaGACAGAGACGGACTAAGAAATATTACTAGTGATTTGAGGAAGAAATTAATACTGGGTTGGAGATATGtcaaa tGGGAACAAGTTGATAGCGG ATACACAGAAAACATGATTGCAAgaaataaaatcacttttttggtACAAATTTCCCAAAATGGAATTATGTCGCAACTTCCGAACGCTTTAGGAAATAAGAGAAGTTATAGTATGCAAATAAATTGTTCAAGAAAGAGAATTCcattaagaaataatgaaaatttaggAAATTTTGTGAGAAATCTCGGCAGTGGGGTAGTAAAATCTCCTCTAGGCGAAGTAGAATCTATACCCAACGAAAATTTAGtggaatatgtttttaaaaaagccGATCAGTGGTCAGAAGAAGTTGCCGTA aCGTGTGGTGCAACTGGTAGAAATTATTCATTCACAATGTTAAGATTCCTAGTTAATAGATTTGCCCAGGCTGTTTTGGGACATTGCGGAATGCAACCTAGAGAAGTTGTAGGATTACTATTACCTAACATACCTGAATTTGTCATAGTTTGTCATGGTGCCATAGAAGCTGGATTAGTAGTAACTTTCGTTAATCCCCTGTATACACCAG atgaatTAAAGAGACAATTTGAAAACGCAGGGGTGAAAATGATAATCACTGTGCCTTTATTGTTAGAAGTGGCAACTACTATAGCCCCTTCGTTACCAGGTTATAGAACAACGATTTGTATTGGAGGAGAAGATgatgtttctaaaaatattcatgGATTGGAGAGTCTATTAAGAG CTGGCCACGAAAGCGAGTTACCAGGATTAAACCCTAAGGAGTTAACCCTACTGCCGTATTCAAGCGGTACTACAGGATTACCTAAAGGAGTAATGCTATCACATTATAATTTAGTTTCTAATTTATTCCAAGGTGATCGAGACGATCTTGTACcgagaaaaacaaaat CTGGTGATCGCCAACAAGTACTTTCTGTACTTCCTTTCTTCCACATATTCGGTTTCAACGGTATTCTTAACGTCGCGCTCTCGGGCGGCGCTCATTTAATAACACTCCCAAGGTTTACGCCTGAAGATTATGCCAAAGCGTTAGAAACCTACCGGCCTACTTTTCTTTTCGTCGTTCCATCGTTGCTGCAATTTTTAGCGTCACATCCGGCTATTACGAAAGATCATTTATCATCAGTGGAGGGGATCCAATCGGGAGCAGCTCCGTTAACTGAAGCTATAATTCAGAAATTTAGAGCTAAGGTGGACGATCAGGATATATCAATTAGACAAG GATACGGAATGACTGAAAGTTCTCCGGTGACGTTTATTATGCCTAGGATTACCCCACCATCGAAAATAGGTACTATAGGTATACCATATCCAGGAACCCATGCCAAAATCATCAGCCTCAAAACTGGAGAGACTTTAGGTACTCACGAACCAGGCGAACTTCTCATCAAAGGACCACAG gttatgatgGGATACTTGAACAACGACGAGGCTACGGCTGAGACTTTGGATGAAGACGGATGGTTACATACAGGGGATGTAGCTTATTATGATGAAGACGcgtttttctatattatagaTAGATGCAAGGAACTTATTAAAGTCAAAGGAAACCAG GTATCTCCAACAGAATTAGAATCTCTGATTCtagaaattgaaggaattttggaCGCAGCTGTTGTGGGGGTACCCGATACTTTAGCAGGAGAAGTACCTAAAGCTTACGTTGTACGTAAGCCTGGTGCCAACGTAAACGAGGAAGACATACAACGATGGGTGAATGGAAAAGTGACTAATTACAAGAAATTAGTTGGAGGTGTAAAATTCATTGATGCCATACCGAGAAATCTCAGTGGAAAAATACTTAGAAATGAgttgaaattgaattaa
- the LOC130448165 gene encoding uncharacterized protein LOC130448165: MKGIRNLSAIKSKLISNSIEDVRVEKVLKISLNGDYATLQYEKIGDNTYDLIHTNIPEQYQGYGLGTLFANKIFEYLSNKNAKFKLTCEFLEKVFNESGDKYRNFVIPK, translated from the exons ATGAAAGGTATTCGAAATTTGTCTGCTATTAAATCTAAACTGATATCTAATAGTATTGAAGATGTACGtgttgaaaaagttttgaaaatttctttaaacGGTGATTATGCTACattacaatatgaaaaaataggTGATAATACGTATGATTTAATACATACGAATATACCTGAACAGTATCAAGGTTATGGACTTGGAACGTTATTTGCTAAT aaaatatttgaatacttGTCAAACAAAAATGcaaaattcaaattgacttgcgaatttttagaaaaagtatTTAACGAAAGTGGTGATAAGTATAGAAACTTTGTTATACCAAAATag